The proteins below come from a single Alligator mississippiensis isolate rAllMis1 chromosome 2, rAllMis1, whole genome shotgun sequence genomic window:
- the C2H11orf24 gene encoding uncharacterized protein C11orf24 homolog: MWTAVVFVLLICSCISENRISILKERGARVIQINKLSSENQCRQACKNLSVSGHHSCNWSMFYQNHCVLLYCRHLGVCQNARAQDIKDFLGEFILKKRSLEPNQTTDAEQMAVTNITNHDSKGERNTPAPSALEMTTRGTRTSPTVVAATSATTTTARATTITAPLTPMTANTTIASIETTNKVKMSTIPATSNTTYFGALNVSENSSVLPSTIHPAAASPNSSHAAYSSHPSATFGKSELSPSISLAITTPVPALNTTTQPSTTITTSSISASSRSTTVGVNPKPVSLSTAAATSRQNLEDGTGVSRATSPSIPVTEMNSLNPKLETTTAKTTGVKPTPPLPVTTEGAKPLTSQLTTEATIGSGVRTIYTTVLIKLATTNAADIARTTIPGLDISQQSTASEYLLPNAADDISSLLAVLMFGILFFITVIVLFAIQAYESYKKKDYTQVDYLINGMYADSEM, translated from the exons ATGTGGACAGCAGTTGTATTTGTCCTGTTGATTTGCTCGTGCATATCTGAAAACAGAATTTCCATCTTAAAGGAGCGAGGGGCCCGGGTAATACAGATAAACAAACTAAGCAGTGAAAACCAGTGCAGACAAGCTTGCAAAAACCTATCTGTTTCAG GTCATCACAGCTGCAACTGGTCCATGTTCTACCAGAACCATTGTGTCCTCTTATATTGTCGCCACTTGGGTGTGTGTCAGAATGCCAGAGCACAAGACATTAAAGATTTCCTTGGAG AATTCATCCTTAAGAAAAGATCACTGGAACCAAATCAAACTACAGATGCAGAACAAATGGCGGTGACAAACATCACAAATCATGACTCAAAGGGTGAAAGGAACACACCAGCACCATCAGCTCTAGAAATGACTACAAGAGGGACCAGAACAAGCCCAACAGTTGTAGCTGCAACCAGTGCCACAACCACCACTGCTCGTGCCACGACCATCACTGCTCCTTTGACCCCCATGACTGCCAACACCACTATAGCCTCAATAGAAACAACGAACAAGGTGAAAATGTCTACTATTCCAGCCACAAGTAATACAACATATTTTGGAGCCTTGAATGTCTCTGAAAATTCCAGCGTCCTTCCCAGCACGATacatccagctgctgcttctccaaatTCAAGTCATGCAGCTTATAGCTCTCATCCCTCAGCTACCTTTGGCAAGTCTGAACTTTCACCCAGTATTTCACTGGCTATTACCACGCCTGTCCCAGCTCTCAACACAACAACACAACCCAGTACAACCATTACTACAAGCAGCATTTCCGCATCTAGTAGGAGTACGACTGTTGGGGTCAATCCAAAGCCAGTAAGTTtatccacagctgcagccacctcccgccagaatttggaagatgggacaGGCGTTTCCCGAGCTACTAGTCCCTCGATACCAGTGACGGAAATGAATTCTTTAAACCCCAAACTGGAGACAACCACAGCCAAAACAACCGGAGTTAAGCCAACTCCTCCTCTTCCAGTTACTACAGAGGGTGCAAAACCTTTAACTAGCCAGTTAACAACAGAAGCTACCATTGGTTCTGGGGTGAGAACAATATATACAACTGTTTTAATTAAACTTGCAACCACAAATGCAGCAGATATAGCCAGAACAACAATCCCAGGCCTAGACATCAGCCAACAAAGCACAGCCAGTGAGTATCTGCTTCCAAATGCGGCAGACGACATCAGttcactcctggcagtgcttaTGTTTGGCATATTGTTTTTTATAACTGTTATAGTTCTGTTTGCCATTCAGGCTTATGAAAGCTACAAGAAGAAGGACTACACACAAGTGGACTACTTGATCAATGGAATGTATGCGGACTCAGAAATGTGA